AGCGGGGTGAGCAGACTTGGTAACCTCGCCGTTCAATACCTGTGATTGCCCAAAGTTAGTGTTGTTGGTATGGTTGAAAATGGCATCCTGGGAGCCACTTGTCCGCTGATAAGCGGCAGTCTCCCCAGAGCAAAAATTTCCGTACCTTCTTCAAGGTGTAAACACGCTTGCCGGCGGCGTCGAGGGTGTACTGTTCGTCAAAAAATTAGCGACTGATCGCCGAACGGAGCTGAAGACTCGTTCGCTTCGATTTCGCAATGAGACATACCATAAGATGCATTCTGGAAAAAGTGATATTAGCACGTGAGCAACAAAGACCATTCCGAACACGAATTACAAACTTACTTGGCGGTATTGATGAATTGTCCTGTGTTAACACTTGCGTCGGCGATAAGTGgaggaattttttttctcgacgAGGTAGAGCTCGGACCATGCTGCTTAGTCACGCGGTTCTTTTTAATAAAGGTTTCGACCGcaaaatttcctttttctctcgCACCTGagcaaagaagagaaaaaattCTTTTGAATGACTCTTGGAGCTCTGTTAATGTGCAGAGCCATGGTGTATTTACTAATTGACGCTTGATTCAGGTTGTTCATATCAACAAGAGACTTCTAGGTAAGATAATCCTCACCACTTCTACCCTCTTCCCTTCAGCCCAATCTTCACCTTCGGTGATGACACCATTTATTTAGCTCAGGCAGGCGGCACTTTGATTTCTAGTTGCCTGTCAATGATTCGCTGAATTGACTACAACGGTATCTGAGAAGACATTACCACGACGATTGATTCACTTGCATGTTTCAGCACAATTCACTAACCTTGAAGTTTGTGTTTAGGACTTTGAATATCTTCGTCTTCCAGTAGCGGTTTCCAGGATGACCAGTCCAGTAACCAGCATGGACAAGCCTGTGGCTATCAAGTCAGAACCTGTACCACCTGCACGTCCGCCTCGTGCTCCTCGACCACCTAGGCCAAACTTCAGACAGATTCACCAGTTTCCTCTTCCGGTCAATGTACATCACATTCCTCCTGTAATTCCTCATAACCCTCTTTCTCTTATAAGTGTTGCTCTCTCGTACCTCACATTTCTCATCTCCCCGCCCCGCCAAGAAGTCTATTATGCCTACTTTGACAAAGCGACCTCATCGATCCATGTTACGGACGAGAGATCCATTAATGCCTTGTGGCAGATGGGATTCTTCGGCAAGGGTAGTCTCAGTCGAAGTGAACCCAGCTGGCTAGCACGAGAGAAGAAACGAAGAGGGTTACATAATGAGAAGACCAGCGAGGAGATAACAAGACTACGACGTACTGAACGTCGTGAGCTGAAGTTAGAGCGTGCCCGGATGGAGAAGCTGGCTATTGAAGAAACACTTAAAGCCGAGGCGGCTGCTAGGGAATCTGTTGCTTCTGAGCCTCTTGACGAAAATGCCCAATCAACGACCACAGACGACACGACTAATGTCACAGCGATTACAACGGAGAAATtctctttgaagaaggcaaGAGAAGCTCGTGCGCTGGAAGCAAAGCAGGCGCGCGAAATGGCTGCACAAAATGCGGTTCTCGCCGAACAAATCCAGTCTGAGACCTCGTCTAACAGCAAATCCGTGCGTTTTTCATCAGTCGTCCAAAAGAACGAATGCCAGTCCACTTCACCCTCGTCCTCAAAATTGCCTGATGCTGTCGTCGACAACCTCGATTCAGATGACTTCCCAAATCAGGAGCATCTCCAACTCTCAAACGAGGAGGCCTTCTTCCTTGCCTACTCGCTTGGAGCATTGCAAATCTACGATTCACCGTTGAAACCAGGGGAGGCCCAGACAACATCGCCAACCACCATCTCTGCGCTCCTCCAAAAGTTCTGCCATCACTCCTTCCAACCTGCCCGTGACGGCTCTGCGTCCCTCCAACCAGATGATCCCTTCATGACCTCCTACGCCGTCTATCACCACTTCCGGTCCCTTGGGTGGGTTGTACGCTCCGGTATCAAATTCGGAACCGATTATCTGCTTTACAATCGCGGACCAGTATTCTCCCACGCCGAGTTCGCAGTCATCATCATTCCTTCATATTCCCACTCTTATTGGTCCGAGACGCAAGAGCGGAAAAACTACACTGCAGAAAAGCAGGCGAGGAGTTGGTGGTGGATGCACTGCGTCAGCCGTGTGCAGGCCCAGGTGTTGAAGAGCTTGGTCGTTTGCTATGTCGAAGTGCCTCCGCCAGCTGCTTCAATCGATGACATTGGCGCTCTGTTCGGCCAATATAAGGTGCGCGAGTTCCTCATTAAGAGATGGACTCCAAACCGCACTCGTGATTGATTGTCTTGGTTTGTTCTTGGGTCCCCTCAAGGAGGGGAATGTTGAGGGCTTCAGATACCCTCTCTGTAATCAAGTTACATAATCTTGTATAACTATGCACAAGTATTATCTTTGCATAGTGATCTATGATATCACATTGTCTCATTGCCCAGCTTTCTTCCAAATCAAGTAGGAAACGGTTATAGATTTGTAAATAATCAGAATGTCCACAAGGCCGCACCCATGCCGTAGACCGCTGTCGAGTGTTTCAATGTGCGTTCGTGGCGCTAGTCCGTAAGAGGTAATATTGCTCCAGGGCACGTGACAAACGCGTTTCGCGTTCTGACGCTGACTTGATGTCCCGGCGCAAGGCACATGAAGTATGAGACTGTGTTGAAGTGAATAATACAAACACTACTGTTACTGTCAAGACGTACTACACTTGAGTGACTATATGGTCGAAAAATGGAAACCCAGGACGATAGCATCGACCTTGCAAAGTTGCAACGCGACGCGTTGGGGCTAGTATGTAACGACCCTGCAGCGTCTCTCGCCCTTAGTGGACTGACCCGGACATTTCAGGAGGACGATCCATCTCAGCTGTACCTTTTGAGACCTGCAAAAACTGTCAACAAATCGAATCACACTCTTTTTTGCACATACCACAAAGTCAACGGTGCTTCCACTGGTGACGAAGTGTGCACCGGCGAATACCTACCTCCGAACACACCATCAAACCCCGCGAGCCTTGTGCGCCAACACCAACCCACTCCGTGTCGAGCTCGGCAGCATGAATCTTGCTCAATGATGTCCAAAAAGAGTGGCAATGAAGTGGGTATGGTACTAGGATCGCAATTCGGCAACATGAGCTCCGCAGAGGCTGCTCCTGGGGATACTCAGGTCGTCTCGCAGTCAGTATATGATAGCATTATCAGACAAAATGGGGAATCCATGCATCAAAGTTACTCTCAATCAGGAGCCGATGGAGCGACACTGAGGACATTACATGAGGGCGATAGCGGCCATATCGACCTGCTTTCCGAATTCGACGCCGCGCATACAACGAATCTCTcccaagatgacgatgacaaTGAAGATGAGAGCGTCTCCGATCCGAACGA
Above is a window of Penicillium digitatum chromosome 2, complete sequence DNA encoding:
- a CDS encoding H/ACA ribonucleoprotein complex, subunit Nop10, whose protein sequence is MVRALPRQFINTAKMHLMYTLDAAGKRVYTLKKVLNGEVTKSAHPARFSPDDKYSRHRVTLKKRYNLLLTQQAEAPVKA
- a CDS encoding TRNA-splicing endonuclease subunit Sen2, putative: MTSPVTSMDKPVAIKSEPVPPARPPRAPRPPRPNFRQIHQFPLPVNVHHIPPVIPHNPLSLISVALSYLTFLISPPRQEVYYAYFDKATSSIHVTDERSINALWQMGFFGKGSLSRSEPSWLAREKKRRGLHNEKTSEEITRLRRTERRELKLERARMEKLAIEETLKAEAAARESVASEPLDENAQSTTTDDTTNVTAITTEKFSLKKAREARALEAKQAREMAAQNAVLAEQIQSETSSNSKSVRFSSVVQKNECQSTSPSSSKLPDAVVDNLDSDDFPNQEHLQLSNEEAFFLAYSLGALQIYDSPLKPGEAQTTSPTTISALLQKFCHHSFQPARDGSASLQPDDPFMTSYAVYHHFRSLGWVVRSGIKFGTDYLLYNRGPVFSHAEFAVIIIPSYSHSYWSETQERKNYTAEKQARSWWWMHCVSRVQAQVLKSLVVCYVEVPPPAASIDDIGALFGQYKVREFLIKRWTPNRTRD